The following proteins come from a genomic window of Corallococcus sp. NCRR:
- a CDS encoding DUF5916 domain-containing protein, translating to MSSAPRPRSTGPLLMGLLTVLWAASPRAEGPPASSAIQARRTLKPIQLDGRLDEAEWAQAPLYDRFVQTFPKNGAAPSERTDLRVLYDDDNLYVGILARDSQPQLINRQLGRRDRPPESDSVTVMVDSAHDHRTAYAFTVNAGGILRDVLYFEDIKYTEDWDAVWDGAAADLPDGWSAELVIPLHLLRFPEAPTHTFGLAVRRQLARTREVIDSTLLPRNDNAFVSRFGHLEGLERIPSRTGVQLTPYVAARFGMSPRSADPARPTPRLGSPSADVGVDLRAALTSDLTLTATVNPDFGQVEADQLILNLSTFEQFFPEKRPFFLQGMDVFQPVGESSQTLFYTRRIGLETPILAAVKLTGNLTDTLQVGLLDAVVMGPSAPRTGPVGEDDEAPPDRRIRFHPSRPLHLGPNNALPAQAGPAQNFLTVVLRQQPVTGVSVGGTVAAATPLSDLCSGVLPQDPAERDACRVAGGNAAALDWDVRSTDGAWGVRGQLTGSRVAGGPEAGRALRDGTLLRPGDLGLGAYVSGGKQGGEPFRFDVGYEYLSPRLELSTTGYQPTQNLQEASGRVSFVRPTGFGPLLDFSSSVQGITRWTTDGRGIRLSHKLTVGALATLPGFHAVECELGQLTGRSDIREIPLTGIPYERPPYRYVACAGSTDKNRALSFQLDGYVGRISAPAPLPSKTGGGGAVTMTWRPTPRLETQLTSELLTNLDGPRYVGDEDGRLVFGQLHPRALSFTLRQLLVLTPRLTLQAYAQFFSAYGRYGPFFEGTPDANGRLPLARLTPTTTALDPDFHESALNLNAVLRWEYRLGSTLYFVYSRAQTELPTTPGTAQVTRLAPNQLLDGATTDTWLLKWSHQWGL from the coding sequence ATGTCTTCCGCTCCCCGTCCGCGTTCCACGGGGCCCCTGCTCATGGGGCTCCTCACCGTGCTCTGGGCCGCCTCTCCGCGCGCCGAAGGGCCTCCCGCGTCCAGCGCCATCCAGGCCCGGCGCACGCTCAAGCCCATCCAGCTGGACGGCCGGCTGGACGAGGCGGAGTGGGCCCAGGCGCCGCTGTACGACCGCTTCGTGCAGACCTTCCCGAAGAACGGCGCGGCGCCCAGCGAGCGCACCGACCTGCGCGTCCTCTACGACGACGACAACCTCTACGTCGGCATCCTGGCGCGCGACTCTCAGCCCCAGCTGATCAACCGCCAGCTGGGGCGCCGGGACCGGCCTCCGGAGTCGGACTCCGTCACGGTGATGGTGGACAGCGCGCACGACCACCGCACCGCGTACGCGTTCACGGTGAACGCGGGCGGCATCCTCCGCGACGTCCTCTACTTCGAGGACATCAAGTACACCGAGGACTGGGACGCCGTCTGGGACGGCGCCGCGGCGGACCTGCCGGACGGGTGGAGCGCGGAGCTGGTCATCCCCCTGCACCTGCTGCGCTTCCCGGAGGCGCCCACGCACACCTTCGGGCTCGCGGTGCGCCGGCAGCTGGCCCGCACGCGCGAGGTCATCGACTCCACCCTGCTGCCTCGCAACGACAACGCCTTCGTGTCCCGCTTCGGGCACCTGGAGGGCCTGGAGCGCATCCCGTCCCGCACCGGCGTGCAGCTGACGCCCTACGTGGCCGCGCGCTTCGGCATGAGCCCCCGCTCCGCGGACCCGGCGCGGCCCACGCCCCGGCTGGGCTCCCCGTCCGCGGACGTGGGCGTGGACCTGCGCGCGGCGCTCACCAGCGACCTGACGCTCACCGCCACGGTGAACCCGGACTTCGGCCAGGTGGAGGCGGATCAGCTCATCCTCAACCTCAGCACCTTCGAGCAGTTCTTCCCGGAGAAGCGCCCCTTCTTCCTCCAGGGCATGGACGTCTTCCAGCCGGTGGGCGAGTCCTCGCAGACGCTCTTCTACACGCGGCGCATCGGCCTGGAGACGCCCATCCTGGCGGCGGTGAAGCTGACCGGAAACCTCACCGACACGCTCCAGGTGGGCCTGCTGGACGCGGTGGTGATGGGCCCCTCCGCGCCCCGGACGGGACCCGTGGGCGAGGACGACGAGGCGCCGCCGGACCGGCGCATCCGCTTCCACCCGTCCCGGCCGCTGCACCTGGGCCCCAACAACGCGCTGCCCGCGCAGGCGGGCCCGGCGCAGAACTTCCTCACCGTCGTGCTGCGGCAGCAGCCCGTCACCGGCGTGTCCGTGGGCGGCACCGTCGCGGCGGCGACGCCCCTGTCGGACCTGTGCTCGGGCGTCCTGCCCCAGGACCCCGCCGAGCGCGACGCGTGCCGGGTGGCCGGAGGGAACGCGGCGGCGCTGGACTGGGACGTGCGCAGCACGGACGGCGCCTGGGGCGTGCGCGGCCAGCTCACCGGCTCGCGCGTGGCGGGAGGTCCGGAGGCGGGGCGTGCCTTGCGCGACGGCACGCTCCTGCGCCCGGGCGACCTGGGCCTGGGCGCGTACGTGAGCGGCGGCAAGCAGGGCGGTGAGCCCTTCCGCTTCGACGTGGGCTACGAGTACCTGTCGCCGCGCCTGGAGCTGAGCACCACGGGCTACCAGCCGACCCAGAACCTCCAGGAGGCCTCCGGCCGGGTGTCCTTCGTGCGGCCCACCGGCTTCGGGCCGCTGCTGGACTTCTCCTCCTCCGTGCAGGGCATCACCCGTTGGACGACGGACGGGCGCGGCATCCGCCTCAGCCACAAGCTCACGGTGGGCGCGCTGGCCACGCTGCCCGGCTTCCACGCCGTGGAGTGCGAGCTGGGCCAGCTCACCGGGCGCAGCGACATCCGCGAGATTCCCCTCACCGGCATCCCCTACGAGCGCCCGCCGTACCGGTACGTGGCGTGCGCGGGCTCCACGGACAAGAACCGCGCCCTCTCCTTCCAGTTGGACGGCTACGTGGGCCGCATCTCCGCCCCGGCGCCCCTGCCCTCCAAGACGGGCGGCGGCGGCGCGGTGACCATGACGTGGCGCCCCACGCCGCGCCTGGAGACGCAGCTGACCAGCGAGCTGCTGACCAACCTGGACGGTCCCCGCTACGTGGGGGACGAGGACGGCCGGCTCGTGTTCGGCCAGCTGCACCCGCGCGCCCTGTCCTTCACGCTGCGGCAGTTGCTGGTGCTCACCCCGCGGCTCACGCTCCAGGCGTACGCGCAGTTCTTCTCCGCGTACGGCCGCTACGGCCCCTTCTTCGAAGGCACCCCGGACGCGAACGGCCGGCTGCCCCTGGCGCGGCTGACGCCCACCACCACCGCGCTGGACCCGGACTTCCACGAGTCCGCGCTCAACCTCAACGCCGTGCTGCGTTGGGAGTACCGGCTGGGTTCCACGCTGTACTTCGTCTACTCACGCGCCCAGACGGAGCTGCCCACCACGCCGGGCACCGCCCAGGTGACCCGCCTGGCGCCCAATCAGTTGCTGGACGGCGCCACCACGGACACCTGGCTGCTCAAGTGGTCCCACCAGTGGGGGCTTTGA
- a CDS encoding ABC transporter permease produces MTEPTLDAFAGAQASRGRRMPPLARLTLTRLREFIREPGTLFWTFVFPILLTVALGSAFNHGATPRTRVAVVDGPGAERVAAALAAHPALTPVRVPSTEAYAGVRAGRFALQVTPPEQAGGALAYRFDPTRPESPATRTLVDDVLQRDAGRADARPVKDDVVSAPGTRYVDWLVPGLIGMNVMAGSMWGITFVIVLARQRRLLKRFAATPMRRPEYLLSFALARVVFVLCVDLPLLLGFARLTFGMPIHGSLAAVAAVALAGTFAFSGLAFLCASRARTSETAVGLINVVMVPMMGLAGIFFASSHFPDAVQPLIRALPLSAMNACMRAVINEGASLSALLPDLAILGTWGSACFALAVRLFRWT; encoded by the coding sequence GTGACTGAGCCCACCCTGGACGCGTTCGCTGGCGCGCAGGCATCGCGGGGACGGCGCATGCCGCCCCTGGCGCGCCTGACGCTCACCCGGCTGCGGGAGTTCATCCGCGAGCCGGGCACCCTCTTCTGGACGTTCGTCTTCCCCATCCTCCTCACGGTGGCGCTGGGCAGCGCGTTCAACCACGGCGCGACGCCGCGCACGCGCGTGGCGGTGGTGGACGGGCCCGGCGCCGAGCGCGTCGCCGCGGCCCTGGCCGCCCACCCGGCCCTCACGCCCGTGCGCGTCCCGTCCACCGAGGCGTACGCGGGCGTGCGGGCCGGCCGGTTCGCGCTGCAGGTGACGCCTCCGGAGCAGGCCGGGGGCGCGCTGGCCTACCGCTTCGATCCCACCCGTCCCGAGTCCCCCGCCACGCGCACCCTGGTGGACGACGTGCTCCAGCGCGACGCCGGCCGCGCCGACGCGCGCCCCGTGAAGGACGACGTGGTGAGCGCGCCCGGCACGCGCTACGTGGACTGGCTGGTGCCCGGCCTCATCGGCATGAACGTGATGGCCGGCAGCATGTGGGGCATCACGTTCGTCATCGTCCTGGCCCGGCAGCGCCGGCTGCTCAAGCGCTTCGCGGCCACGCCCATGCGCCGCCCGGAGTACCTGCTGTCCTTCGCGCTGGCGCGAGTGGTCTTCGTGCTGTGCGTGGACCTGCCGCTCCTACTGGGCTTCGCGCGCCTGACGTTCGGCATGCCCATCCACGGCTCGCTCGCGGCGGTGGCGGCGGTGGCCCTGGCGGGGACGTTCGCCTTCAGCGGGCTGGCGTTCCTGTGCGCGTCACGCGCGCGCACCAGCGAGACGGCCGTGGGCCTCATCAACGTGGTGATGGTGCCCATGATGGGGCTGGCGGGCATCTTCTTCGCCTCCAGCCACTTCCCGGACGCGGTCCAGCCGCTCATCCGGGCACTGCCCCTGAGCGCGATGAACGCCTGCATGCGCGCTGTCATCAACGAAGGCGCGTCGCTGTCCGCGCTGCTGCCGGACCTGGCCATCCTGGGCACGTGGGGCTCCGCGTGCTTCGCCCTGGCCGTGCGCCTGTTCCGCTGGACCTGA
- a CDS encoding ABC transporter ATP-binding protein, whose product MAAVRGLDLEVRTGECFGLLGPNGAGKTTTLEILEGLQTATRGEVEVLGRTWEKAGNALRQRIGVVLQENLLSDKLTVRETLELFRSFYSQGPDTEELLALLQLTDKAGTWVVRLSGGQRQRLSIACSLAGDPELIFMDEPTTGLDPQSRRALWQLISAFRARGRTVVFTTHYMDEAEQLCDRVAVVDKGRVIAVGTPAELVASLGGEHVVELTTQPALGPPDFEAVAGVTAARTTLTGRLALSVSRPHLALPSILARIAERGAELSGLTTRNATLEDVFVSLTGRNLRD is encoded by the coding sequence GTGGCTGCCGTCCGGGGGCTCGACCTGGAGGTCCGCACTGGCGAGTGCTTCGGACTCCTGGGCCCCAACGGCGCCGGCAAGACGACGACGCTGGAGATCCTCGAGGGACTCCAGACGGCCACCCGCGGCGAGGTGGAGGTGCTGGGACGCACCTGGGAGAAGGCCGGGAACGCGCTGCGCCAGCGCATCGGCGTGGTGCTCCAGGAGAACCTCCTCTCGGACAAGCTGACCGTGCGCGAGACGCTGGAGCTCTTCCGGTCCTTCTATTCGCAGGGGCCGGACACGGAGGAGCTGCTGGCGCTGCTCCAGCTCACGGACAAGGCAGGCACCTGGGTGGTGCGGCTGTCCGGCGGCCAGCGGCAGCGGCTGTCCATCGCGTGCAGCCTGGCGGGAGACCCGGAGCTCATCTTCATGGATGAGCCCACCACGGGCCTGGATCCGCAGTCGCGCCGGGCGCTCTGGCAGCTCATCTCCGCCTTCCGCGCGCGCGGGCGCACCGTGGTCTTCACCACGCACTACATGGACGAGGCGGAGCAGCTCTGCGACCGCGTGGCGGTGGTGGACAAGGGCCGGGTCATCGCGGTGGGCACGCCCGCGGAGCTGGTCGCGTCGCTGGGCGGAGAGCACGTGGTGGAGCTCACCACGCAGCCCGCGCTGGGGCCGCCGGACTTCGAAGCCGTGGCCGGCGTGACGGCCGCGCGCACCACGCTCACGGGCCGCCTGGCGCTGTCGGTGTCGCGGCCCCACCTGGCGCTGCCCTCCATCCTGGCGCGCATCGCGGAGCGTGGCGCGGAGCTGTCCGGGCTGACCACGCGCAACGCCACGCTGGAGGACGTCTTCGTGTCCCTGACGGGGAGGAACCTGCGTGACTGA
- a CDS encoding thioesterase II family protein — MTSSWLPLHKARAGTRVRLFCFPFAGGGASVFRPWASVLPEGMELAAVQPPGREERLSEPPFTSLPALLEDMDAALSPWLEDRPFAFFGHSLGALVAFEWTRRLRQRGGPMPLHLFVSGAPAPGLPRTGPLLHALPEPEFVQVVRQLGAGAFDGLPDAGLMETWGPLLRADLQLAESAAPGPGEPVDVPLSAFGGLDDAAVSREELAAWRERTRGAFSQHMLPGGHLFIRASHPAVIQVMWRKLRGLVPGL, encoded by the coding sequence GTGACTTCCTCCTGGTTGCCGCTGCACAAGGCTCGCGCTGGCACTCGCGTGCGCCTGTTCTGCTTCCCGTTCGCGGGCGGTGGCGCGTCCGTGTTCCGCCCCTGGGCCAGCGTGCTGCCGGAGGGCATGGAGCTGGCCGCGGTGCAGCCGCCGGGACGCGAGGAGCGCCTGTCGGAGCCGCCCTTCACGTCGCTGCCCGCGCTGCTGGAGGACATGGACGCGGCGCTGTCGCCCTGGCTGGAGGACCGGCCGTTCGCCTTCTTCGGGCACAGCCTGGGGGCGCTGGTGGCCTTCGAGTGGACGCGGCGCCTGCGCCAGCGAGGCGGACCCATGCCGCTGCACCTCTTCGTGTCCGGCGCGCCCGCGCCCGGCCTGCCGCGCACGGGCCCGCTGCTGCACGCGCTGCCGGAGCCGGAGTTCGTCCAGGTGGTGCGTCAGTTGGGCGCGGGGGCCTTCGACGGGCTGCCGGACGCGGGGCTGATGGAGACATGGGGGCCCCTGTTGCGCGCGGACCTGCAACTGGCGGAGAGCGCGGCGCCGGGGCCCGGTGAGCCGGTGGACGTTCCCCTCTCCGCGTTCGGAGGGCTGGATGACGCGGCGGTCTCCCGGGAGGAGCTGGCCGCGTGGCGCGAGCGGACGCGCGGCGCGTTCTCCCAGCACATGCTGCCCGGGGGACACCTCTTCATCCGCGCGAGCCATCCCGCCGTCATCCAGGTGATGTGGCGGAAGCTGCGCGGGTTGGTGCCGGGACTCTGA
- a CDS encoding class I SAM-dependent methyltransferase, which produces MAPSKELHEANRRSWNEATPAHNSHKGDQARVLREGHSTLFPEEQELVGDVRGRSLVHLLCNSGQDTLSFAAKGARVTGVDISDEAIAFARSLSEASGLPGTFVRQDVYDWLAATAAEGTRYDVAFSSYGAMCWLSDLGAWARGLAGVLAPGGRFVVVDFHPLALTLDEQWRLHYPYGGGVHVETSGVTDYVAQAQDALVPWGFHEGVKDFRNPHPDHTFQWGLGEIITALLSAGLRLEALREYPYANGARLFPRMRETEGRRMWPPEELPSVPLMFGLVVCKPA; this is translated from the coding sequence ATGGCTCCCTCCAAAGAACTGCATGAAGCCAACCGGCGCTCGTGGAACGAGGCCACCCCGGCCCACAACAGCCACAAGGGCGACCAGGCCCGCGTGCTGCGCGAAGGCCACTCCACCCTCTTCCCCGAGGAGCAGGAGCTCGTCGGCGACGTGCGCGGCCGGTCGCTGGTGCACCTGCTGTGCAACAGCGGGCAGGACACGCTGAGCTTCGCCGCCAAGGGCGCGCGGGTGACGGGCGTGGACATCAGCGACGAGGCCATCGCGTTCGCGCGCTCGCTCTCCGAGGCGTCCGGCCTCCCGGGCACCTTCGTGCGGCAGGACGTCTACGACTGGCTCGCCGCCACCGCCGCGGAGGGCACGCGCTACGACGTCGCCTTCTCCTCCTATGGCGCGATGTGCTGGCTGTCCGACCTGGGCGCGTGGGCCCGGGGACTCGCGGGCGTGCTCGCGCCGGGAGGCCGCTTCGTCGTCGTCGATTTCCATCCGCTGGCGCTCACGCTCGACGAGCAGTGGAGGCTCCACTACCCCTATGGTGGTGGCGTGCACGTGGAGACCTCGGGCGTGACGGACTACGTCGCGCAGGCGCAGGACGCGCTCGTGCCCTGGGGCTTCCATGAGGGCGTGAAGGACTTCCGCAACCCGCACCCGGACCACACGTTCCAGTGGGGCCTCGGGGAGATCATCACCGCCCTCCTGTCCGCGGGCCTGCGCCTGGAAGCCCTCCGCGAGTACCCCTACGCGAACGGCGCGCGCCTCTTCCCGCGCATGCGCGAAACCGAGGGCCGCCGCATGTGGCCACCCGAGGAGTTGCCCTCTGTCCCGCTGATGTTCGGACTCGTGGTGTGCAAGCCGGCTTGA